From Brachionichthys hirsutus isolate HB-005 chromosome 7, CSIRO-AGI_Bhir_v1, whole genome shotgun sequence, the proteins below share one genomic window:
- the plek gene encoding pleckstrin, with protein MEPQEIRVGYLVNKGTLLNPWRTVWVVLSEDGVEFFNKKTNRTPKGMIPLKGATLTSPCQDFGRRMWLFKITTDKKQDHYFQASHVEERESWVKDIKQAITCIQGGRKFARKSTRCSIRLPDTINLNELYTLMKDQDDGLKEFKLEQQHRVFNHCFIGLTIIDWLISNGKARNRPEALVLATGLLTEGFLQPASDLSKEGAESGEQAAFLDHANALYYFADRGFFCDGYSSDEDVLLKEEFRGNIIKQGCLLKQGHRRKNWKVRKFILRDDPAYMHYYDPTKDDDTLGSIQLHGSVVTAVEYVPDAKRHDVDGNLFEIIASDDTQYFLQAATAKERKEWIKAVQAVSKSGK; from the exons ATGGAACCACAAGAGATCAGAGTGGGATACCTGGTGAATAAG GGTACTCTGCTAAATCCATGGAGGACAGTGTGGGTGGTGCTGTCAGAAGATGGGGTGGAATTCtttaataaaaagacaaacCGTACTCCAAAAGGAATGATTCCACTGAAAGGAGCAACACTCACTAGTCCTTGTCAAGATTTTGGCAGAAGGATG TGGCTTTTCAAGATTACCACAGATAAGAAGCAGGATCACTACTTCCAAGCCTCACATGTGGAGGAGAGAGAATCTTGGGTGAAAGACATCAAGCAAGCGATTACCTGCATACAGGGAGGAAGAAAGTTTGCCAGAAAGTCCACAAGATGCTCAATTCGCCTGCCTGACACAATCAACCTGAA TGAGCTGTACACACTGATGAAAGACCAAGATGATGGCTTGAAAGAGTTCAaactggagcagcagcaccgtGTCTTCAACCACTGCTTCATCG GTTTGACCATAATAGACTGGCTGATTTCGAATGGAAAAGCAAGAAACAGGCCAGAGGCTCTCGTGTTGGCAACAGGGCTCCTTACTGAGGGTTTTCTCCAGCCTGCAAGTGACCTGTCAAAAGAGGGAGCAGAGAGCGGAGAGCAAGCAGCGTTTTTAGATCACGCAAATGCTCTTTATTACTTT GCAGACAGGGGCTTCTTCTGCGATGGCTATTCCAGTGATGAGGATGTCCTTCTGAAGGAGGAATTCAGAGGAAACATTATAAAACAGGGCTGTTTGCTGAAACAG GGACATCGGAGAAAGAACTGGAAGGTGCGGAAGTTCATACTGAGAGATGATCCTGCTTATATGCATTATTACGATCCTACAAAG GATGATGACACCCTGGGCTCCATCCAGCTCCACGGGTCTGTGGTTACAGCTGTGGAGTACGTGCCTGATG CCAAAAGGCACGATGTTGACGGTAACCTCTTTGAGATCATCGCCTCAGATGACACTCAGTACTTCCTGCAAGCGGCTACAgccaaagaaagaaaggagtgGATCAAAGCGGTGCAAGCCGTGTCGAAAAGTGGGAAGTAG